ataattcaccctctacttaaacaatatacttaataatgcttcgttcctcacaatccaaaattgttttacctagccatagctcgacatacttacattcaaatttaagcAGTGCTTTtctgaggtacggggtgtaacatatgatGACTTTctgattttggggttgtaatagttaggacttcctcatttacattattattttatggcatggCTACTTTTGATTTAGTCTTGCGTTTAATTTATTGTGAACTGGATGAATTGACTAAGTAAAAATGGTCTTAAATGAGTAGATGGTGAAGCATATCGGTTTTCCCACAAGGAGTTTGTACGGGGGCCAGTCATggtgggttgggtcatgacatcatGATTGAGGATCGCCAGGTTAAGCGTATTCTTATTGATTCGGGTAGCTTAGAAAATACCATTAGGTGGAAAGTGGTGGATCAATTATCAATGTCGAACAGACTAACACCGTCATGTCGAGTACTTAATGGGTTCAACATGGCGTGCGAGATAGTGAAAGGAGAAATTATATTGCTAATCAACATCAGAGGAATGCTCAATCACACCAGGTCCTATGTCAATGGTGGTGATATCAGCTATAACGCTATATTTTTAAGACCATGGATACATGATATGAAGGTAGTACCTTCTACTTTACATTTATTGCTTAAATTCTCAACACTTGATGGAATCAAGCTCATCCGGGGTGAACAGTCTGCAGCAAGAGAAATGTTTTCTATAGAATCACATGAGAAAGAAGAACCAAATCACAAGAATATGGGAACATCCTCGGCAGAAAAGGGAGATGATGAAAATGGGGGAAAATAACAATTACAGCAGGTTAGGTTAGTAGTTGCGCAGGTCAAGGGCTGGCAGGAAGTGAAAGTTACTGAACCTAACATTGAAGAGTCAGAAGAGATGAAAAATTATGGAGTTCCAAGATCATTTATAGTCCCAAATGATACGCCACGAAATCcactgtagaggagctggagaAAATTGCACTCTTTGACCAACAACCGGAGAGGAAGGTATACTTGGGCACCAGATTGTCTCCGAAGCTCAGGCTGAATATTATTAAATTTCTTAAAGATAATATAGATTGTTTTGCTTGGTCCCACTTATATATGATAGGTATTTCACTAGAAGTGACAACTCATAAGCTAAGCTTAGACCTTAAATTCATTCCGGCAAAGCAAAAAAAGAGGCCCATAGCGGATTACAAGAATAGATTTGTTAAAGAAGAGGTAAAAAACTCTTAAATATTGGATCTATTAGGGAGGTTACTTATCCTGATTGGGTAGCAAATGTGGTGGTAGTACCTAAAAAAGGGAATAAGTTAAGGATGTGTATAGATTTTAAGGATTTGAATAAAGCGTGTACGAAGGATTCGTTTTCTCTGCCACACATTGATCGAATGATTGATGCCATGGTAGGACATGAAAATGCTTAGTTTTCTTGATGCTTACTCCGGATATAATCAGATAATGATGAATCCGGATGATCAAGAAAAAACTTCGTTTTTACTAATTATGGTACTTATTGCTATAATGTCAAGCCTTTCAGTTTAAAAAATGTGGGAGCTATGTATCAACATCTGGTTAATCGTATGTTTGAAAATAAAATTGTTAGGACTATGGAAGTATATATAGATGATATGTTAGTTAAATCCCTTTGTTCAAAGGACCATTTGAACCACTTGCAGGAaatgtttgaagtgcttagaagATTCAACAAGAAGTTGAATCCAGAGAAATGTGCTTTCGATGTCAGCTTGGGAAAAACATGAAACTGTGGAATTGAGGTCAATCCAGATAAAATAAAGGCAATAGAAGAAATCCCGAAAGTGTTCGAAGATGTAAAAGCGGTACAGAGGCTAACCGGGAGGTTGGCAGCTTTAAGTCGTTTTATATCTCGTTCCTCTAAAAAAAGTCACCGGTTTTTCTCGttgctgaaaaaaaaaagatcttgaaTGGACACCAAAGTGCCAGAAAGCTTTGAGAGAGCTGAAGAAATGTCTATCAAGCGCATCGTTGTTGTCTAAACCTTTGGAAGGTGAGCAGCTCCTTGTGTATTTGGTTGTGTCCGAAGTAGCGATAAGTGCAGTTCTGGTTCGACAAGACAAAGTTACACAACTTTCTATTTATTACGTTAGTAGAACATTGGCGAAAGTCGAGACCAGGTATCCTCATCTTGAAAAATTGGCTTTGGCTTTAATAACTGCCGCTAGGAAATTGAGACCTTACTTTTAGTGTCATCCTATTTGCGTTGTAACAACATATCCATTGAGAAATATACAGCATAAACCTGAGCTTTCTAGTAGGCTAGCAAAATGGGCTGTTGAAATTAGTGGTTATGACATAGAAATAGGCTGAGAACGACAATAAAATCCCGAGTGTTGGCTGATTTTGTAGCTAATTTTAGCCCGAGAATGTTGCCAGAAGTTGAAAAAAATACATAGTTTCTTCAGGGGTATTACTGAGGTCTAGACCTTATTCACAGATGGAGCATATAATGTACAAAGGTCTGGATTGGGCATAGTTTTAAAATCCCCCCTCTGGGATATAATTAGACAAGTAATTAGAACTTTACAATTGACtgacaatgaagccgagtatgaggcagTGATTGCAGGTCTTGAGTTAGCTTGGAGCCTAGGGGCTGAGTTCATTGAGGCCAAAAGCTATTTCCTCTTGGTGGTCAATTAGGTGCATAGTATTTTTAATGTAAAGGATGACAGGATGAAGAAGTACTTGGAAAAAATCCAAATATTGCTTTGACGCTTCAAGGAATGGACCCTGGAGCATGTTTTGCGTGAATGAAATGTAGAATCTAATGCTCTGGCAAATTTGGGGTCTTCAGCAGACGCAGAAGGAATCAGTTCAGGAAAGGTCGTGCAATTATTGAATTTTGCATTAGATCCTAGTCATGATGAGGTAAACTCAACAAGTCTAACTTGGGATTGGTACAACAAGTACATAGATTATCTTCACGATGACAAGCTACCCGATTATGCGAAAGAATCCCAAGCAATATGCATGAAAGCATCTCGGTATTGTATGGTACAAGGGCAATTTTATAGGAGGTCTTTCTACGGTCCCTTGGCTAGATGGCTAGCACCTGGTGAAacggattatgtgatgagagaagtgcaTGATGGAGTTTGTGGAAATCACTCCGGAGCAGGCTTACTAGTTAGAAAACTGATACGAGCCAAATTTTATTGGTCTCAAATGGAGGAGGATGCCAAAATATTTGTCCGAAAATTTGACAAATGTCAGCGCCATGCCCCAATGATTAATCAACCAGCAGAACCTTTGCATTCG
The sequence above is a segment of the Lycium barbarum isolate Lr01 chromosome 6, ASM1917538v2, whole genome shotgun sequence genome. Coding sequences within it:
- the LOC132643923 gene encoding uncharacterized protein LOC132643923 — translated: MIEDRQVKRILIDSGSLENTIRWKVVDQLSMSNRLTPSCRVLNGFNMACEIVKGEIILLINIRGMLNHTRSYVNGGDISYNAIFLRPWIHDMKVVPSTLHLLLKFSTLDGIKLIRGEQSAAREMFSIESHEKEEPNHKNMGTSSAEKGDDENGGK